Proteins encoded in a region of the Deltaproteobacteria bacterium genome:
- the nusA gene encoding transcription termination/antitermination protein NusA codes for MGLIQKKEKELASIPPLELKRVIDQVSRDKGINKDVLISTLVEAIASAAKKKMGLKKEIEVNYNEDLGEIEVFEFKEVVDKVKDPNTQISFEEGQKLDPECEVGDSLGIKMETSSFGRIAAQSAKQVIIQRMKDVERDIVFDDFKDRKGEVINGIIQRFDKGAAVINLGRAEAILPIPEQIPTETYKQGDRIRAYVLEVKKISKGPQIILSRTHPQFLAALFEMEVPEISQKIVRIVHVVREPGSRSKIAVTSEDKDVDPVGACVGMKGNRVQYVVQELKGEKIDIIPWNPDPAKFICNALAPAEIIRVIIDEVNRSMEVVVPDEQLSLAIGKRGQNVRLASRLTGWRIDVKSESKYTKSMRDGYQSLLQITGVGEATADSLYKGGFGSAKEVAESNIDELVQISGITPKKAEKLLEAASEFLKITQPKESQADKQKPAEEIIPEEPGSGETSQSEEVPAE; via the coding sequence ATGGGCTTGATTCAGAAAAAAGAAAAAGAGTTGGCCAGTATTCCTCCTTTAGAGTTGAAAAGGGTTATCGATCAGGTCAGCAGGGACAAAGGGATTAACAAGGATGTCCTTATTTCGACTCTGGTGGAAGCCATTGCCTCGGCGGCCAAGAAAAAAATGGGCCTGAAAAAAGAGATCGAGGTCAACTACAATGAAGATTTGGGGGAGATCGAGGTTTTTGAATTCAAGGAGGTCGTGGATAAGGTCAAGGATCCTAATACCCAGATTTCTTTCGAAGAAGGACAAAAACTGGATCCGGAGTGCGAAGTCGGGGATAGCCTGGGAATAAAGATGGAGACCAGTTCTTTCGGCCGGATTGCCGCCCAGTCGGCCAAACAGGTCATTATACAGCGGATGAAAGACGTCGAAAGGGATATCGTCTTTGACGATTTTAAAGATCGAAAAGGGGAAGTGATCAACGGTATCATTCAGCGGTTTGACAAAGGGGCGGCCGTTATCAACCTGGGCCGGGCCGAAGCGATCTTACCGATCCCCGAACAGATCCCCACCGAAACCTACAAACAGGGGGATAGAATACGGGCCTATGTTCTGGAAGTCAAAAAAATCAGCAAAGGTCCTCAGATTATCCTTTCCAGAACCCATCCACAATTTCTGGCCGCCCTTTTTGAAATGGAAGTACCGGAAATTTCTCAAAAAATAGTCCGGATCGTCCATGTCGTCCGGGAACCGGGGAGCCGTTCAAAGATCGCCGTCACCTCCGAGGACAAAGATGTCGATCCGGTCGGGGCCTGTGTGGGAATGAAGGGGAATCGTGTTCAATATGTCGTCCAGGAGCTTAAGGGAGAAAAGATTGATATCATCCCCTGGAATCCGGATCCCGCCAAATTTATCTGTAATGCCCTGGCGCCGGCCGAGATTATTCGCGTCATTATTGATGAGGTAAACCGCTCCATGGAAGTGGTGGTACCGGATGAACAATTGTCCCTGGCGATTGGGAAGAGGGGACAAAATGTCCGTCTGGCTTCTCGTTTGACCGGTTGGAGGATTGATGTCAAGAGTGAATCCAAATATACCAAATCCATGCGGGACGGCTACCAATCCCTGTTGCAGATAACCGGTGTAGGGGAGGCCACGGCCGACTCTCTGTATAAAGGGGGATTTGGATCGGCCAAGGAAGTGGCTGAATCAAACATCGATGAGCTGGTTCAGATCTCGGGCATTACCCCTAAAAAAGCCGAAAAGCTACTGGAAGCCGCCAGCGAATTTCTGAAAATTACACAACCTAAAGAATCTCAGGCTGATAAACAAAAACCCGCGGAAGAAATAATCCCTGAAGAGCCGGGATCCGGGGAAACTTCCCAGAGTGAAGAAGTCCCGGCTGAATGA
- a CDS encoding ribosome maturation factor RimP: MGNISKVEQDKVEAIVEALLKAEGLELIDLEFRKEGRGWVLRIFMDKPGGVTLDDCAEISRQLGDRLEVDDLIPHAYILEVSSPGLDRPLKKEKDFLRSIGKLIQLSTNAPLEGQTFFKGILLSYQAASCLSLAEPKKIWEIPVGSVAKARLVFEG, translated from the coding sequence ATGGGTAATATATCCAAAGTAGAACAGGATAAGGTCGAAGCAATCGTCGAGGCCCTTCTTAAAGCCGAGGGCCTGGAACTGATCGACCTGGAGTTCAGGAAAGAAGGAAGGGGCTGGGTGCTTCGGATTTTTATGGATAAACCAGGGGGCGTGACCCTGGATGACTGCGCGGAAATCAGCCGGCAATTAGGCGATCGGTTGGAGGTCGATGACCTGATCCCTCATGCCTATATCCTGGAAGTATCTTCTCCGGGCTTAGACCGCCCTCTTAAAAAAGAAAAAGATTTTCTTCGCAGTATCGGCAAATTGATTCAGCTTTCAACGAACGCCCCTCTTGAAGGACAAACCTTTTTTAAGGGTATTCTTTTAAGTTACCAGGCGGCCAGTTGTCTGAGTCTGGCCGAACCTAAAAAAATTTGGGAGATCCCGGTAGGTTCTGTTGCCAAGGCCCGGCTGGTTTTTGAAGGTTAA
- a CDS encoding acetyl-CoA C-acyltransferase, giving the protein MTEAVIIEAVRTPIGRHGGILKAVRPDNLAALVLAEVVKRAKVDPALIEEVYLGCANQAGEDNRNVARMATLLAGYPVSVGAVTFNRLCASGLSAINAAARAIKAGEGDVYVAGGVESMTRAPYAVAKTSPEWAFGNATMWDTTIGWRFPNPRMKEMYGMDSMGETAENIYDLTKTISREEQDQFSLESHRRAVAAIESGKFAEEIVPVPIPQKKGDPVLVSRDEHPRADTTPEVMAKLRPAFRTGGTVTAGNSSGINDGAAAVLLMSAQKARELGLKPLARIVSAAAAGVEPRIMGLGPVPAVRKALSRAGLNLEDIGLIELNEAFAIQSLAVMKELGFRPEITNVNGGAIALGHPLGCSGGRIVTTLVHEMGRRAAQEKRPYYGLATLCVGVGQGEATIVEWIG; this is encoded by the coding sequence ATGACTGAAGCGGTAATTATAGAAGCGGTACGAACCCCCATAGGTCGCCATGGTGGCATCTTAAAGGCTGTTCGGCCGGACAACCTGGCGGCTCTGGTACTGGCCGAGGTGGTCAAGCGGGCCAAGGTGGACCCGGCCTTGATCGAGGAAGTCTATCTGGGTTGTGCCAACCAGGCCGGAGAAGACAATCGAAACGTGGCCCGTATGGCCACATTACTGGCCGGCTATCCGGTATCGGTCGGAGCCGTCACCTTTAACCGGCTTTGTGCCTCCGGGCTTTCGGCCATCAATGCGGCGGCCCGGGCCATAAAGGCCGGCGAAGGAGACGTTTATGTGGCCGGCGGCGTGGAAAGCATGACCCGGGCCCCCTATGCCGTGGCCAAGACCAGCCCGGAATGGGCCTTCGGTAATGCCACCATGTGGGACACCACCATCGGCTGGCGTTTCCCCAACCCCAGGATGAAGGAAATGTATGGCATGGATTCCATGGGGGAGACGGCCGAAAACATTTATGACCTCACCAAAACCATTTCCCGTGAAGAGCAAGACCAATTTTCATTGGAGAGTCATCGCCGGGCCGTAGCCGCTATAGAGTCCGGAAAATTCGCCGAAGAAATCGTTCCCGTGCCCATCCCGCAGAAAAAAGGGGACCCCGTTTTGGTCTCACGGGATGAACACCCTCGAGCCGACACGACCCCGGAAGTGATGGCGAAACTACGCCCGGCCTTTCGAACCGGTGGGACCGTGACTGCCGGCAATTCCTCCGGTATTAATGATGGGGCGGCCGCCGTGCTCTTGATGAGTGCCCAAAAGGCCAGGGAATTGGGCTTAAAACCCCTGGCGCGAATCGTGTCTGCGGCCGCAGCCGGCGTAGAGCCCCGGATTATGGGTCTTGGCCCGGTCCCGGCCGTCCGCAAGGCCTTATCCCGGGCCGGGTTGAACCTGGAAGATATCGGCCTGATAGAACTGAATGAGGCCTTTGCCATACAATCTCTGGCCGTTATGAAAGAGCTCGGTTTCCGCCCGGAGATCACCAACGTCAATGGAGGGGCTATTGCCCTGGGGCATCCACTGGGATGCAGCGGGGGCCGCATCGTAACCACTTTGGTGCATGAAATGGGCCGCCGGGCCGCCCAGGAGAAGCGTCCTTATTATGGTTTGGCAACGCTTTGTGTCGGGGTTGGCCAGGGAGAAGCCACCATCGTGGAATGGATCGGGTAG
- the infB gene encoding translation initiation factor IF-2 encodes MAKVRVYDLAKELQMDNKVLVDLIREMGMEIKSHSSSLTDEEISLIKGHLKGTKSLVVEEQRIKSTVIRRRKKIVEVEPAPEPLIEEPVPEAKPEMEALPETPPLTEPPLAEKTAPVLESLIEPAPEPAAEKIAGKQPLPVEEEKKEGEKEIVPKPVLAPKPLPVKPVRPVKDLPAKVIRRPEPPARVVRPAEPVVKVVQPPKPPVVPLKTDGKKVEKEVEKEKPGLKKKPKISKAALEEELAKAKIFKRKREVLERADLYDDSGKEARAYKAGKGGKVPVKKYKKTEITTPKAIKRRLRISDAINVGELAKRMGIKSGELIKKMITLGLMVTLNQSIDYDAAALVAAEFGYEAEKVHFEEDQILKLHADLPGELLSRPPVVTIMGHVDHGKTSLLDVIRKTNVTAGEAGGITQHMGAYHVHLDKGEIVFLDTPGHEAFTAMRARGAQITDIVILVVAADDGMMQQTKEAIDHSRAAGVPIIVAINKIDKPNANPERVKRQLADYGLVPEDWGGETIFAEVSAKSGQGVDSLLELILLQAEVLELKANPNKLAVGRIVEARLDKGRGPIATVLIQGGVLKTGDPFVCGIQFGKVRAIYNDWGQKEDQALPSIPVEVHGFSGVPLAGDEFIACEDEKTAKQIALSRLQKKRETELSKTSKVTLEKLYEQIQEGQVKELNIILKADVQGSIEAISEALHKLSTQAIKVNVIHSSPGAITETDILLASASKAIIIGFNVRPNHKGQELAEQEQVDVRFYDIIYQLVSDVKDAMVGMLEPVFKEVVHGHAEIRDLFHVPKVGSIAGSFVVDGKIERNAKARLLRDHVVVYDGKIASLRRIKDDVKEVATGYECGIRLEDYNDLKVGDIIESYILEEVKPEL; translated from the coding sequence ATGGCCAAAGTTAGAGTCTATGATTTAGCTAAAGAACTACAAATGGATAACAAGGTCCTGGTGGATCTTATTCGTGAGATGGGCATGGAAATCAAAAGCCATTCTTCGTCTCTCACGGATGAAGAGATTTCTCTCATTAAAGGCCATTTGAAAGGGACCAAGTCTCTGGTCGTTGAGGAACAACGGATTAAATCGACGGTTATCCGCCGGCGGAAAAAAATTGTTGAAGTCGAACCGGCCCCCGAACCCTTAATAGAAGAACCGGTCCCGGAAGCAAAACCGGAAATGGAAGCCCTTCCGGAAACTCCTCCTCTTACGGAACCCCCGCTTGCGGAGAAGACGGCCCCCGTCCTGGAATCTCTCATCGAGCCGGCCCCGGAGCCCGCTGCCGAAAAAATTGCCGGGAAACAGCCGTTACCGGTCGAAGAAGAAAAAAAGGAAGGAGAAAAGGAGATCGTCCCTAAACCTGTTCTTGCACCAAAACCTTTGCCGGTTAAACCGGTAAGACCTGTTAAAGACCTTCCGGCCAAAGTCATTCGCCGGCCCGAGCCCCCGGCCCGGGTGGTCCGGCCGGCCGAACCGGTTGTTAAAGTGGTTCAACCCCCCAAACCCCCTGTCGTGCCCTTAAAGACCGATGGGAAGAAGGTCGAAAAAGAGGTCGAAAAAGAGAAGCCGGGTCTTAAAAAGAAACCTAAAATTTCCAAGGCCGCATTAGAGGAAGAATTAGCCAAGGCCAAAATTTTCAAAAGGAAACGAGAGGTTTTAGAGCGGGCCGATCTGTATGATGATTCCGGAAAAGAAGCCCGGGCCTACAAGGCCGGTAAAGGTGGGAAAGTACCGGTTAAAAAATATAAGAAAACGGAAATCACCACCCCCAAGGCCATCAAGCGTCGCTTGAGGATTTCTGATGCCATCAATGTGGGGGAACTGGCCAAAAGAATGGGTATTAAATCTGGAGAATTGATCAAGAAAATGATCACATTAGGACTTATGGTCACTTTAAACCAATCCATTGATTATGATGCTGCTGCTCTGGTGGCCGCCGAATTCGGCTACGAAGCGGAAAAAGTTCACTTTGAGGAAGACCAGATACTGAAACTTCATGCCGATCTCCCGGGAGAACTCCTCTCCCGGCCGCCGGTAGTTACCATTATGGGGCATGTGGATCATGGCAAAACCTCTTTATTGGATGTTATTCGAAAAACCAATGTAACGGCCGGAGAGGCCGGTGGAATCACCCAACACATGGGGGCCTACCATGTCCATTTGGACAAGGGGGAGATCGTTTTTCTGGATACCCCGGGCCATGAAGCCTTTACCGCCATGCGGGCTCGCGGGGCCCAGATAACGGATATCGTCATCCTGGTGGTGGCTGCCGATGATGGGATGATGCAGCAAACCAAAGAGGCCATCGACCATTCCCGGGCCGCCGGAGTCCCGATTATCGTGGCTATCAACAAGATCGACAAACCCAATGCCAATCCGGAACGGGTCAAGAGGCAGTTGGCCGATTATGGACTGGTGCCGGAGGATTGGGGTGGAGAAACGATTTTTGCCGAAGTATCGGCCAAAAGCGGGCAAGGGGTTGACAGTCTTCTGGAATTAATCCTATTACAGGCCGAAGTGTTGGAGTTAAAAGCCAATCCCAATAAATTGGCGGTTGGAAGGATTGTGGAGGCCCGGTTGGATAAAGGAAGAGGGCCCATCGCAACCGTCCTTATTCAAGGAGGGGTTTTAAAAACAGGCGATCCCTTTGTTTGCGGGATCCAGTTTGGGAAAGTGCGGGCCATTTATAATGATTGGGGGCAAAAGGAGGATCAGGCCCTGCCTTCAATACCGGTTGAGGTCCATGGTTTCAGCGGCGTTCCCCTGGCCGGGGATGAATTTATTGCTTGTGAAGATGAAAAAACCGCCAAACAGATCGCCTTATCCCGTCTCCAGAAAAAGCGGGAGACCGAACTTTCCAAGACCAGTAAGGTTACCCTGGAAAAGCTCTATGAACAAATCCAGGAGGGGCAGGTAAAAGAACTCAACATTATCCTCAAAGCCGATGTTCAGGGGTCTATTGAAGCCATCAGCGAGGCCCTGCATAAATTGAGTACTCAGGCCATCAAGGTCAACGTTATCCACAGCTCCCCGGGGGCCATCACGGAAACCGATATCCTGCTGGCCTCGGCCTCCAAGGCCATTATTATCGGCTTTAATGTCCGTCCGAATCATAAAGGGCAGGAACTGGCCGAACAGGAACAGGTGGATGTCCGATTTTACGATATTATTTATCAACTGGTTTCAGATGTCAAAGATGCCATGGTGGGTATGCTGGAGCCGGTATTCAAAGAAGTGGTTCACGGCCATGCTGAAATTCGGGACCTCTTTCATGTACCCAAAGTGGGATCCATCGCCGGGAGTTTTGTGGTGGATGGCAAGATAGAAAGGAATGCCAAGGCCCGCCTGTTGCGGGATCATGTGGTTGTTTATGACGGCAAGATAGCTTCTCTAAGAAGAATCAAGGATGACGTTAAAGAGGTGGCGACCGGTTATGAATGCGGGATCAGGCTGGAAGATTATAATGATCTCAAGGTGGGGGATATTATCGAGTCGTATATATTGGAAGAGGTTAAGCCGGAATTGTAA
- a CDS encoding YlxR family protein: protein MSLLVRQRTCRVCRRKKDKKELLRMVILDKKILEVDPKQIMPGRGWYLCRREACLSNLKILKSRHKVFGRDMEIGPGLHNFITNPPAGGVHGQS, encoded by the coding sequence ATGAGCCTCTTAGTCAGACAAAGGACCTGTCGGGTTTGCCGAAGGAAAAAGGACAAAAAAGAATTGCTGAGGATGGTCATTCTCGATAAAAAAATTTTAGAGGTCGATCCCAAACAAATCATGCCTGGGAGAGGATGGTATCTGTGCCGGAGAGAGGCCTGTCTGTCTAACTTAAAGATTTTAAAGAGTCGACATAAGGTCTTTGGCCGTGATATGGAGATCGGCCCTGGATTGCATAACTTTATAACGAATCCGCCAGCAGGGGGGGTACATGGCCAAAGTTAG
- the radA gene encoding DNA repair protein RadA, translating to MKTEKTIYACQSCGFQSPKWLGRCPDCGTWNSLLEESFSRTGSARGWGEGPGGKSIPQPLKEVSNQGEDRYLIGIEELDRVLGGGVVPGSAVLVGGDPGIGKSTLILQVLDRMANLGHKSLYISGEESVQQIKMRGERLGAGQSLVLVVSETSLDTIIKILKDFQPRFVAIDSIQTIYSGDLSSAPGSVSQVREVAGRLMIWAKKSNTALFLIGHVTKEGVIAGPRVLEHMVDTVLYFEGERGHAFRILRAVKNRFGSTNEIGVFEMKDSGLEEVKDPSQLFLSERPLNVPGSIVVPSLEGSRPILVEIQALVSQTNFGVPRRTAMGVDSNRVSLLVAVLEKKAGLNLLNQDIFLNVAGGIRIDEPAVDLGIAAALAGSFLDRPISATTVLFGEVGLTGEIRAVSQSLLRVKEAQKLGFTRCLLPKNNFEQIPRNPSMELIGIGSLQECLGILF from the coding sequence ATGAAAACTGAAAAAACCATATACGCCTGCCAGTCTTGCGGGTTTCAAAGTCCTAAGTGGCTGGGGCGCTGCCCGGATTGCGGAACCTGGAACAGCCTGTTGGAAGAAAGCTTCTCGCGAACAGGGTCAGCCCGGGGGTGGGGGGAGGGGCCTGGAGGGAAGTCCATCCCCCAACCCCTCAAGGAGGTCTCCAACCAGGGGGAAGACCGCTATCTGATCGGGATTGAGGAATTAGACCGGGTCCTCGGAGGTGGAGTGGTTCCCGGTTCGGCCGTTCTGGTCGGGGGTGATCCGGGTATAGGAAAATCCACCCTGATCCTTCAGGTTTTAGACCGGATGGCCAACCTGGGGCACAAATCACTGTATATATCCGGAGAAGAATCGGTCCAACAGATCAAGATGCGCGGGGAAAGGTTGGGGGCCGGTCAAAGTTTGGTCCTGGTCGTCTCCGAGACCTCCCTGGATACCATCATTAAGATCCTTAAAGACTTCCAGCCCCGATTTGTAGCCATAGATTCCATTCAGACCATTTATTCAGGGGATTTGAGTTCTGCCCCGGGCAGTGTCTCTCAGGTCCGGGAAGTGGCCGGAAGATTAATGATCTGGGCGAAAAAATCGAATACTGCCCTATTCCTGATCGGCCATGTCACCAAGGAAGGGGTCATCGCCGGTCCCAGGGTCCTGGAACACATGGTCGATACGGTCTTGTATTTTGAGGGGGAAAGAGGTCATGCCTTTCGTATCCTCCGGGCCGTCAAGAACCGTTTTGGCTCCACCAACGAAATCGGGGTCTTTGAAATGAAGGATTCGGGATTGGAAGAGGTAAAAGACCCTTCCCAACTGTTTCTCTCCGAAAGGCCTTTGAATGTTCCCGGATCGATAGTGGTACCCAGTCTGGAAGGGTCGCGGCCGATCCTGGTCGAAATTCAGGCCCTGGTCAGTCAGACCAATTTCGGGGTGCCCCGGAGGACGGCCATGGGGGTGGATTCCAACCGGGTTTCCCTCCTGGTGGCCGTATTGGAAAAAAAGGCCGGGCTGAATCTATTAAACCAGGATATCTTCTTGAATGTGGCCGGCGGTATTCGGATTGATGAACCGGCTGTTGACTTGGGGATCGCTGCCGCCCTGGCCGGCAGTTTCCTGGATCGACCTATTTCCGCAACAACGGTTCTCTTCGGTGAGGTGGGGTTAACCGGGGAGATTCGGGCGGTCAGCCAATCCTTACTGCGGGTCAAAGAGGCCCAAAAACTGGGGTTCACCCGTTGTCTCCTGCCGAAAAACAATTTTGAACAAATCCCCAGGAATCCCTCAATGGAACTGATCGGCATCGGCTCCCTCCAGGAATGCCTGGGGATACTTTTTTAG